The genomic stretch TATTGTCCCCACAATAGCGGCTAATTAGGCGAGcgctggggagcggggagggggggcccgcaccgtgtgtccccccccccccccccgctcagGCAATCAAGGGGCCCACGACTTTATTACGGCTCATTATgcgcgggcggcgggggggcgcgCAGCCTGCGCCGAGGCGACAGGCGCGTTATTCGCCCATCGCTCCTCATCGGGATTCtggccccggcggcgggggggggccgggccaTGCGGCAGGCAGCCGTGACGGGGATTCATCTCGGGGCGGCCGCACAACCGCGCTCGgccgaggggctgggggggggggggggggggggggcgcatCCCCGGGCCCACAGCCCAGCCCCCACCCGCGGGGCGCCCCCGCAGCCcagcccctccccccccaatgCTGCATCCActccccagagccccccagCACCGTACCCCATAGCTCAGCCGCTCCCCACACGGCGCAGCACCCCCTAAATCCCCAAACCTGCAgctgacaccccccccctccccagaacAGTCCTGCAGGGGGGCACTGCCCTCCCCCCACGCAGCCCCACGCCTGGAGGTGGTGTGGGAGCGAGGGGGGGCTCAGCAGggcccccagccaccccccccagccaccccccccagccccaaagcTCCCCCAGGATGGAGGAGGGACCCATGGGGGATTTTCCACAGTTTTATTCAAAAAATAAACTCGAGCAGGAGGGGCATTAAGTTAGagggagcagggtggggggcacgggagcagggctgtgctccgGGGGGGCAgcgcccacccccagcccctaCCTCCTCTTGTCCTTGATGCTGTAGTGCAGCAGGAGGGGCGGGGGCTGCAAGGCAAGGAGGGAGGTCAGGGCCGCCGGTACCCCCAGCCTGGGGCACACACCCCATACCCCAGCCCGGGACCCCTCGGGCGGGCAGGAGCGACCCCTCCCCGCAGGGCTGGCCCCAGGCAGCCTGGAGACCCCGGGGCTGCACCGTGAACTTGTCCAACCCCTTCTGGGACCCGTCACCCCCCTGACCCGTGGCGGGAACCGTAGCACGGCCGTGGGCGCCCCAGGTCGCCGCTCCAGTGAGCGACATTAATCATCCTTGATTCACCgctcccctgctctgctgccacgTTCTCGGCACAGCGCTGCACCGAGCTGCCACCCGGGGAGGCTCCCCGATGGCTGCCGGATCCCTCtgggcccccccagcccgggaCGGGGCTCCCCCACCTCCACCCGAAGCTGCGCTGGGTCCCCCGGGGGCAAACCCCCCGTggcgggggctgcagcagcacggGCACCGCTCCCACCGTGGGACGCCCACCTTGCCGAACCAGCGCGAGAGCCAGAGCTGCTTCATCGTCATGTGGTCGGGGAGGGCCTCGTTGTTGAACAGGATCTGCACCTACGCGGGGGGAGGCTGCGTCACGGGGGGGGCTGTGACCCCCGCCCAGGGCCCGTGACCCCTCCCGGCTCCCCCCTACTCACGTGCTGCAGCGGCAGCCCCAGGCGGTGGCACAGCACCCTCCGCAGGTGCCGGATCTGCGCCCGCACGGAGCACCTCACGTACTTCTGCTGCAAAGGGCAGAGGGGTCAGGGGGTGGTGGGTGGCCCCAGCCCTGCGGGACCAGAGGCCCCAGCTCCGCTCTGCCCACCCCGCCTGGGACCCCTTGCGCCGAGCCGAGCCTGGAGCGAGGGCCGTGGGGCCAGGTCTGGGCAGAGCCTGGGGGCTCGGGGCCCGGCAAACCGGCAGGGCGGCCGCAGGGACCCCCGCTCACCTGCAGCACGGCCTTGCTCTTGTCCTTGCTGGAGCTGcggagggaagagaaggggcagcctgccagctccggcacagggaggcagaggggccGCACGCCGTACCCCCTGCCGCTGCCCTGGGCGCAGCCCGGTGCAGAggcgggggctgccccggccTGGGTGCTCCCCACCCTCCCCGGCGTTCCCCCCGCCAGCCTGTCACGCGCACGCGGAGCCGGCGGTGGCTGGGTGGCACGGGGCCggcagctgagctgcagccatCGATCCCATTACAGCCCCCAGAGCCGCTGCTTATTGACTTTGCTGTCAGAGCCGGCAGGCAGCTGCGCAGCGCCCGCTCCGGCAGCTATTAACGCTGGCAGCTGCCGGCAGGGCTGCAGCTCGGGGGGGGATGACgacagggctggggcagctcagAGAGGCGGCgggagcccccccccagctcggCCGCGTCCCCCTTCCTCCAGGGCCACAGAGGTGGGGGCACGGGACGCTGCAACGCCCGgtgccgccccggcccccctccccaccatgCCAAGGGGCAGCGGCTCCGTCGGTGTCCCGCggccctgcctgcgctgccggCACTCACCTCTGCTTCTCCAGGCAGAGCGAGACGTGCTCGTCGTAGCGGAAGTAGTGGGCGCGGGAGTGATCGAAGGTGCTGTAGGGGAGCCCCATGGGGTCGCCCCCAACCGTGTCTGGGGAgatgtggggagggggcaggagtCAGCCCACCTCCGCACTGTCCGACTGCTGTGGCCAGCTCCCGGAGACACCGCAGCGAGACCCCCCCACGACTCTGACCCCGCTCCCTCGGCCGGTTGCCCCCAGACCCCTCCGCGCAGCCCCCGAGCGCGCCCACCCTCACTGCTGGGCTGCGTCACCCGGTCGAGCCCGCGGGACTGGTAGAACTCCCGGATCCTCTTCTCTTCACCTGTGGGCGAGAGGCCGGCGCTGCTCAGGGACACCCCCTCGCCCCGCAGCCGCCCCAGCCCGTCACGTCTCCCCACCCCGCAGAACCCAGAAGCGGGGGTCCCCAGGCTGCCCTCGGCCTGTCCCGCTGCTCCGACCTCTGCTTGGCAACACAGCCGACCGCCACCGTGCCGCCAGAAacccagatcctccttccccGTTCGACACCTCTGTGCCCCCGGGGGTCTCCACCAAGCCCCCGCTGTGGGCTGAGGGTCCCCGTCCTTGTCCCCATCGACACGTCTCTGCTCTCGCCGTCCATCACACCTTTCCCCACTTTCCCCCTCTCCGGCGCAGGGCGGGGGGCGAGGGCCCACGCTGTGCGTTTgctgtgtgcccccccccccatccagcCCAGGCCTCCATCCCTCCGTGGCAGCGCCCAGCTGACATTTCCAGAGAAGCGTCCCCAGCgccgtccccatccccgtcctGAGTGACAGTGGCTAATCTCGAGCCCACCGCTGCGCCTGCAGCGCGGGGGCTGCCCTCCCCGCACGCTGCTTTGCATTCACCACCACCGACCGTCGGTTCATCGCGCCGTCACTCAGCGCCTGGCCCCAGGGACGCTGCTCACGGAGGCAGCCCCGGCTCGCACGGCTCCCGGCCCCACAGCCGGCTGCCGGAGCCCCAGCGCCgagagcagggagctgagccGGTTAAACACACCCCGACAAAGCGCCCACCCTGAGGAGCCACGGCCGCTCCACCCACCGGTATGGCCGAGGGAAAGGTGCAGAACGCCGGCACCGGCGCAGCCGGAGCCTCCTGTGGGTCTCCGCACCTGAACCTCCCAAACCGTGCAGTGCCAGCGCCAAGCCCCTGCCccactctgctccccatccctccagcccCGTGTGCTTCCCAGGCACGGTCCCCGCACCCCCCTGCGCCATTTGTCCTGCCTTCTCCCCAGCCAGGCTCTAGTACCCATCACAGATGTGGTGAGCAGCATTTTGAAGACCCTGACCCACAGAGTCTCTCACACCCAGCAGGGAAACACATCCCAAAAATGTCCgcttcctccccctgccccgggccCTTCACCCTCACAGCTCCCCCCAGCCTGCGCAGGACAGCGGTGCCAGGGACACCAGAtcctgccc from Balearica regulorum gibbericeps isolate bBalReg1 chromosome 4, bBalReg1.pri, whole genome shotgun sequence encodes the following:
- the PCGF1 gene encoding polycomb group RING finger protein 1 isoform X3, producing the protein MASPPQGGPMAIAMRLRNQLQAVYKMDPLRNEEEVKVKMKELNEHIVCCLCAGYFIDATTITECLHTFCKSCIVKYLQTSKYCPMCNTKIHETQPLLNLKLDRVMQDIVYKLVPGLQESEEKRIREFYQSRGLDRVTQPSSEDTVGGDPMGLPYSTFDHSRAHYFRYDEHVSLCLEKQSSSKDKSKAVLQKYVRCSVRAQIRHLRRVLCHRLGLPLQHVQILFNNEALPDHMTMKQLWLSRWFGKPPPLLLHYSIKDKRR
- the PCGF1 gene encoding polycomb group RING finger protein 1 isoform X2; protein product: MASPPQGGPMAIAMRLRNQLQAVYKMDPLRNEEEVKVKMKELNEHIVCCLCAGYFIDATTITECLHTFCKSCIVKYLQTSKYCPMCNTKIHETQPLLNLKLDRVMQDIVYKLVPGLQESEEKRIREFYQSRGLDRVTQPSSEDTVGGDPMGLPYSTFDHSRAHYFRYDEHVSLCLEKQSSSKDKSKAVLQQKYVRCSVRAQIRHLRRVLCHRLGLPLQHILFNNEALPDHMTMKQLWLSRWFGKPPPLLLHYSIKDKRR
- the PCGF1 gene encoding polycomb group RING finger protein 1 isoform X1, yielding MASPPQGGPMAIAMRLRNQLQAVYKMDPLRNEEEVKVKMKELNEHIVCCLCAGYFIDATTITECLHTFCKSCIVKYLQTSKYCPMCNTKIHETQPLLNLKLDRVMQDIVYKLVPGLQESEEKRIREFYQSRGLDRVTQPSSEDTVGGDPMGLPYSTFDHSRAHYFRYDEHVSLCLEKQSSSKDKSKAVLQQKYVRCSVRAQIRHLRRVLCHRLGLPLQHVQILFNNEALPDHMTMKQLWLSRWFGKPPPLLLHYSIKDKRR